The Gossypium hirsutum isolate 1008001.06 chromosome D07, Gossypium_hirsutum_v2.1, whole genome shotgun sequence genome includes the window ATGTTCAGCCAGCGAAAGGTGGTCAGCAGCCACGAAAGGCTGTGGGTAGGCCAAAGGTGGAAATGGTGTGGGACGAGGTCGTGGAGCgccaggcagaggtgctggtaACATTGAGGTGAGGCAGCCATGATTGGTCTATGCTGCTAATCGTTGGGAGGATGGTGACGCTCCAGATGTTATAATCGGTACGTTCCTAATTCACAATGTACCTTACACTGCTCTGATTGATATAAGGTCTATGTATTCATACATTGCATGCACTGTGTCTGGCACCTTGGGTATCATGTGTGAGAGTACTGGTAATGAGATGATTATGTTAAGTCCACTGGGACAGTCATTAAGGGGGGACAAGTTGTTCAGAGATGTGCCCCTAGAGGTTCAAGGAGTTATATTTCCAGCGgatttgatggagctaccttttGGTGAATTTGACCTAATCTTACGGATGGATTTGTTGGTTAAACACCGTGCAAGTTTGAAATGTGCTCCTAAGCGTATGTTGTTAAAGACTACTGAGGATGAGGAGGTGGATGTGATTGGAGAGCGAAGGGACTTtctgtctaatgtgatctctgcattAAGGGCCAAAAAACTGGTtcgcaagggttgtgaggcgttttTAGCCTATATTGGTGTATCCGATTTTGAGGGTCCTTCTATTGGAGATATCAAAATAGTTAATGATTTTTCTGATATATTTCCTAATGAGCTCCCTCGGTTGCCTCCGAGCCGCAaagttgaatttgttattgaGCTCCTGCCTGGAGCAACTCCATTGTTCATCGTtccttataggatggcactgaaggagctgGTGGAGTTAAAAGCTCAAACCCAAGAACTATTGGATCAAGGATTCATTCGATCTAGCGTGTCTCCATGgtgagcaccagtgttgttcgtaaaaaATAAGGATGTGtccatgcgcatgtgcatcgactatcggcaattgaataaactgactatcaagaataagtatcctttgccgagcatagatgatttatttgatcaactgcaaggagcttcgattttctccaaaatagatctttGTTTTGGGTACCATCAGCTGAgtgttaaggaggctgatgtgtataagactgcgtttaagactcgttatggtcattacgagttcctagtgataccgtttgggctgacgaatgcactaGCTGCCTTCATGGACCTAATGAACCGAGTATTCCAGCCTTACCTAGATTGGTTTTTGGTGGTATTTATACACActatcttggtgtattcgagaaccgaggatgaacatgatgcacatctctgAATTGTTCTGCAAATTTTAAGGGAGAAATAACTATACGCTAAGTTCAAGATGTGTGAGTTTTGGCAGTGggaagtgacatttctgggtcaCATGGTATCTGCCGAAGGGATTAGAGtagatcctcgaaaaattgaagtcGTACTAgattggaaaccacctaagaTTGTATTTGagattcgaagctttctgggtctGGCAAGCGATTACAAACATTTTATTAAGGGGTTTTccttgattgctgcacctctgactaagttgctGCGTAAAAGGTACCATTTAATTGGACTGATAAgcagcaagaaagttttgagaaattgaagtaAGTTCTAACTGAGGCCCTTgtcttgatacagccagagtctgggaaggaattcactgtctacagtgatgcatcatacgttggtttgggttgtgaattaccctactcatgacttggagttagccGCGGTGGTATTCACACTGAAAATTTGTAGGCACTAtttatacggtgagaagtgtactatctacaTAGATCACAAGAGCCTgaagtacctcctcactcagaaggagctgaatcttaggcagcgaagaTGGATAGATCtgtttaaggattatgattgctccaccctggtaaggctaacgtggtagctaATGCACTGAGCCACAgggctgtatctgatttgagagcaatgtttgctcgtctcagcttgTTTGATaatggtagcttgttggctggGCTATAGGTTAGACCGACATGGACtgaacagattaagggtaaacaattGTTGGATGAGTCACTAGTTCCTCATTTCTAATAGGTTGAGCATGGGGAAACTTTAGAATTTCAGCTAAATGGTGAAAGAGTACTGTGTTTCCGTGGGAGAGTTTGTGTACCGGGGGATTCTGATCCGAGGCAGTCTATACTACAGGACGTGCATAGTAGTtcatatgctatgcatcctggcagaaACAAGTTATATGGAGATATTCGTGAgctatactggtggccaggattGTAACGCGAAGTTACTGATTTTGTGAGTAAGTGCTTgatgtgccagcaagttaaggctgagttTGAGCTGTCTTCAAGGTTACTGCAACCAGATAAGATTCCACTTTAGAAGTgagagagggtaaccatggattttgtgagtagACTACCCTTaatgcctactaagaaggattcgatAAGGGTTATTGTAGATCGATTGAATAAATCTGTCCATTTTATACCAGTCCGTACTGATTACTCATTGTAGAAGCTGGCagagttgtatgtggcagagattgtgagactacatggggtaccggTTTCCATCATATCCGACAGAGAGCCCTGATTCACATCTtggttctggaagaaattacacgaGACTTTGGGTACTAGGTTGGATTTAAGTACTACGTTCCATCCTCCAATAGATGGTCAGTTAGAGAGGGTGATACAGATactggaagacatgttaagaAGTTGCGTAATGGATTTCTGAGGTAGCTGGGAAGACTATTTGCCACTAGCAGAGATCGCGTAGAATAATAACTACCAGTTTAGTATTCAAATGGTATcgtacgaggcattatatggtcgtcgGTGTTGTACTCCTACttgttggactaagttgggtgagCGGCGAGTTTTGAGGCTAGAGTTAGTTTTTGATATCGAAGAGAAGGTAAAACTGATTCGAGACCGATTGAAGaaagcatctgataggcagaagGCTTATGTGGATCTTAAATGttgagagattgagtattctatgggtGACTTCGTATTCCTTAAGGTCTTCCCATGGAAAAAGTTATTGAGGTTTGGGCAGAAGGGTAAGcttagccctaggttcattgggccttactgTATACTAAACCATGTGGGACCGGTCACCTATCAACTTAAGTTGCCTCCAGAATTGGACCTGATTCACGATGTATTCCACATCTCCATGCTAAGGCATTATCACTCTGATCCCACACATATAGTACCAGTCGAGGAGATCGAGGTACGACTAGGTCTAACCTTCGAGGAGAAGCCAGTACAGATATTGGACCGTAGGCTTAAAGTACTGAGGAAGAAATCTATTCCactagtcaaagtgctttggtgTAATCATAGTTCAGAAGAAGCCACATGAGAACCTGAGGAGGCGATTCATCAGCAATACCTTCATCTATTCTAACCAGGTAaaatttgaggttgaaatttCGCTAAAGGTGGTAGAGTTGCAATGACCCAAAAATTtaagtctttatttttttttgcattttatgaCAAATATTTTTTTGCTTCAGAGGTTAAGTGATTTGCGTGTGTTTGAGAGTGTTTGAAAAGCCTAGGATCAAGTGTTGGATTctgcaaaatttttagttttgctcttaaatgaatctagaCACTGGCATATAGGCCCTATAAATAATAGTGCTTGTTTTAcgtcacaaaaagagcttgtggtctagtggcaaggtggtgtgttgtgtaactatgaggactgaggttcaagtcctgggttatgcaatggagtatttattttgctgcttgaccTGTGTAGGTAATtgagttggactgaaacacagcTAAGGGGAGTATGAATAGAATTTGAATGGGGTAGTTGGGGGAGTTGAGGAGAAATTGGTGGAGTaattcaaggagggataaggggagagatacTAGGAGAAAATCAAGAAGTTCGATTCAGAGGAAGTGTTATGCCGTTTGAGGGAACTCTAGCTTTGAGAATTCAGCTGGGGAAATGTTTACCACTTTCAGCATTGGAGAAACATTTTGGTGTTAGCATCTGTCgaattctccttttcttttctttcatttatcGGCTTTTGGTTCATTCGGGTTTGTATTGGTTGTTGCGCATTATTCAACGAAAGTCCCTTTCTTTTCGATCAATAGTTGTTAGTCAGTTTTGTGAGCAACTCTTccattctttttctctcttcttctcttccACAATCTGTgctctcttttggccgaatatcaCCCTTTTGTGTTATCACTCTCTGTGCAGATCTTCTCTTCGTTGTTTTTGTTGTTCCAGTGCTGTAAGTGTTTCTGATTATCGGTAAAGTGTTTAAACTCCTCACTTTTTGATTAAACTTGTTctcttctattctttttcttaaaGCCGAATACCCTCCTTTTTATCCTTCGATTATCGACTGTTGTTTTTTTCCTCACGATGTGTTACTTGTTGCGGTTCTAGGGTTTTTCTCGAGGAGTGGTGGAGTGTAAGTGGTTTTGAAGTAGTCGCAACCCTTGTTCTCAACATTCAATCTAGGTAATACGTTACCTCACTTTTGGGGTTTAGGCCGTATACTGATTATGTTCTTATAGGATATCATTTGTGGATTGAGGTCACTTATATGGCCCACTTGGTTAATAAGGTCGGTGTTTGTGGTACAGATAATCGATCAAAGCGCGTAATCACTTTTGGTAAGCGGTCTTGGTGGATTAAAGTCACCACCGTTCAAACAATGTAAGGATGGTGTTGTTGGATTAAGTGTCAATAAGAGGGTGATCTACCCTAATGATTAAAGGACTAACATTGGGTCATGTTTGAATCTAGGTTGGTGTACGTGGAGATTTACGCTCTTCTCGTAAATAGGTGTGTAAACACCCCAATGTAACTGTAGAACGACAAAAGCTGAAAAGTTGAAAATATGACGTTTGAGACCACATGAGCATGCAATCGCTCGTGTGATAAGCCAAACCCACCAaccatgggcgatagactgtagaggcctccatgagctttttcatgggcttaggccataatgggccacgttgggtcaaaatgggtcgtgtgggcttaatgggcttgtgggcccacacgaatGAAATCCATGATTTGTGGCAAATACTAGATAGagctatgtagatctcatagccgtGGAAAAATCTAGGCTGAATGGGtcgcacgagcgtgtgggcccactctacactgttatgaccatttaggttacctaACTTGCTCGAGGCGAATGCGAACCTTTTGAGAGGTCGATATCCACACCgagaccccaaaataggtaaaataaccatgaccaaaatacccttaaagggtaaaatgactgttttacccGTAATTGATGGAAATAaccgttatacccctagaggtaggttgactgatgtgttcatgatttgtatatgactgttactgagtatgaaattctgcatacatgtatgatttaTGACACGACATGCCGCATagggttgggatactgttataGAGGAAGTATACTGTATTGGCAGCTTTGTTGTGATACTATTACTtgtagctttgctgcgatactattactggcagctttgctacgatattggtgtgttggctggatgtgtcaattttatccccacatggtgtgatggtggtacggagtggtgtgttggctagattgGGGTGAGTTGCATTATTGTACTGTACTaatactgtatagggctaagccCCACGCTATActatttctgaatagggcttaggcccagactattacTGTAAGTTGCATACTGACTGATAGGGGTTTACTCATTGTGTTGTTCCTAAGACATCTTTAAATTCTTGTGCGAAATTCTCATGTCTTTACATGTCAGGTCGAAAGAGAATCAAGAAGTTTGATTGCTTGAATTTGTTTCTAcctacatcttctttatttggcatgtgtggCTTCTTGATGAAAAAGGAAATTCTTACTGCATTTTGGAAAGATTGATCAAAATCATGTGTTTAATCCTAGAGTTTGTTATTATGAATTGTCCATGAGAGAAAGTAAGcatcgtaaattttgtttgaataaaCGTGTAAACAATTTTTGCTTATATGATTCCTTGTCTTTAAGTCTAGAAATGAGACATGTGAATCGTgttggcttgccaagtcaaaaCCAAATCTTTGATTTCAGAGgttgttgtatattattgcttaaCAAATTcaaacatgtgttgcatgattttaactttaatctGCTTCATgttcttcataagttactagccaTGAATTTTTCTAGTCAATTCgaaatggtgaacaaaaactttgTGTTTGATCCTTGTGAATGTtgttccatatcattgttcaagggatttggaccatggaattTTGATTCCTGAAACTATAACCTTCAAATACTTTGGGAATCTGGTTTGTTTCCattgaagaaaaaggtaagacTCAAATCTTATTTAGCATTCACCCATCCACCATTTGTTTCTGAATCGAAAAGGATTGGTTCATCTTTAGCTAATCAATTTCTTAATCCTTTATtctttgatgatgatgatgatttgttTCCTTTATTCTTAGACCATTCACCACATTTGTCCAAGAAAAGCAGCATAAGAAGAAATATTTGCTAGTGaacaaacggctcgacttgaggacaagtcattttgaagaagggggaatgatatAAGCATGGTTGGGAGCTCAACGAATTCGAGCCAAGACTCCATTGAGCTTCTGAAAGGCCCAATGACTCGAGCTCGAACTAGGCAATTCCAAGAAGTTGTTTTAGCCTTAATCACTCAATTTTGGGAAGAGAACAAGCTCGATGTCAATGGAGAAGTTCAGGCTAGCTCCTTAAAGACCCCTTGCATGCTAGTGCAAGCTGAACTCAGCTCATTTCTAGCTTCTTGAGCTCCACTCAACTCGAATCAGCTCACTTGATCTTATTTCAGCTCATTTGACCTCAATTTAGTTTCATTCAGCTCATttcttttatcattataataaactaagtattagttttattttatttaatttgatacagCTCAAGACAAAATTCCCTAGCTCAAATCAGTTCATTAATTGTTTTCACATGTTTGAGCTAGCCGAACTTAATATACTAGCTAGTCcataattaattgtttttaatttatcttagtatgttaattaatttgtcttgatattatatgaattagGTTAAGCCAAATGTGAAGATGTATTTAATACAAGATTCATGTACGACTTGGTGTAAAGTATGGAAGGGtacatgcacaattgaggttcaatgaatggcatttaaaggagcacatgtaTATGGGATGTTCATGCAAGAGGGATCTACTGAATGTTCATGCATTTGAAGATTCCTGGATCGTATTTGTGGTGGAACATGCATTGGGATGTTTTCATGCATGCTTCTTGCATATCCAAGATGATCATCAAGTATTAAAGGCACATTaaagcttcattcggccaagggagaCGTAGGAgcattaaagggctgcacattcatggaattatggctattcttcaaggctaagtatgcatgaatgcatcaagtgaaacAACATGATGGTTCAGCCAATTCATGCaccatttttaaacatgaaccaaattttaatgctttagtgtgaacatttttattattgtgtgaacacatagatgccgaatttgaGTAGTCATCTTTGAAGGGACTTTTGGCCAATTTGTTAAATGAAACTTTGTTTCTATGAGGTTAACTTCCTCTccaatttcgtacgagtctcgagtGACTTATCTAGTGTGCTAGTACCGTCATCCTGAActtgtttctgaacttatcaccaatcattggtgtggcgttctccTATCCAGCTACCAACCATATTCCACCTTAAGCCATATAAGATTTGGGGTGATACTCGTTATAATATCAAATATTTCTTGACGCTTAAGTTCTATCAATCATCTCCATCACTTACCTTATCTATCTTACTTCCTTGTTAAACCAAGCCCATCCAAATTTATTCCATCTAAAATTCATCTATCTTTTAGCCACCTCAAACCtatttcaacttttatttttatacttaaccAAATTCctccattttcaaaatcgaaCGATACTTCTTTGACGATGATTGGGCAAATTAGATCGACTCAACAATTAACGCCGGGTTAGATCACATCACTTTTTCGGAGACAGTGGTAAACCCGATACGAAGTCCATCGTAACTCACTCCCATTTCCATTTCAGTATCATCATTGGCTGTAAtaaaccagaaggtacctgatgttcagctttaacttgctgacatactaaacatcttgaCACGAAATCATAAAACTCTCATTTCATTCCCAGCCACCAATACATAtgtttcaaatcactgtacatcttaATACTTCTCGAATGAACGGACAAGCTACCACTATAAGCTTCTTGTAAAATCTTCCAAATTAGATTTagattctttggtacacaaatcctacctctGAAAaataaacaatcatcggatccaaTATGGAATTCTGAATTAGGAGTTAACTCACTCTATGTTCGTTTAGCTAGCAACTCGTCATCACATGTTTGAGCCTCGCAAATCTGcggtaaaaacatcggtctagctttcaactcagctaaaattgaaccatcatcagaaaaCATCAGTCGTGTATTCATCGCTTGGAAAGCAAATAAAGACTTTGTACTCAGAGAATCAACAGCTACATTCgctttacccggatggtaatcaataatcaaatcatagacTTTTAATAGCTCAAGCCACCAACAccgtacaaatggtgtcgccaataTTCAACGCGAACACCATAGTttccaattctaaatcatgagtcaaataattcttttcatgcaactTTAACTGTCTAAAaacataagctatcactttaccttcatgcatcaaaacacaacctaaaccattcaaagatgcatcactgaaaaccacaaattctttacctgattgaTCGGCTGTTTAacatcacagcaataatgtgcaagtgtacgctatcgatgcaagtatagtagacaagTGTGAGCCTGTCGGATATTGATCCCACAGGGATGggtgtcttttgtctattaatgtcagtGCAATAACTTGATAataatgagataaattgtgaggagAGTTGTCGGTGCAATAATTtgagaactgtaacaccccgtacccgagtccgtcgccggagtcggacacgaggggtttgcagacttatatcacttctttgcacaatccattttaaaaatttccaggcagttggctaactgcgtcactgtcaccttaaaaatcatatcttgagtttcacaactgaaaaatcagtttcgtaaattttccctgaaactagactcatattcccatctacatattttttatagaatttttggtcgtgtgacagcccaaagttgaccctagtcgggaagtggtttcgggaccgctaaaccgagtcaccaaaatgtttgaatgtgatacttattgtctagaatatgtaattatgaatgtgtgaaaatttcaagcttcaatttggttgatttcatgtgaatttagttaataggacttatgtgagaaaattctaaaatgtgataggtcaatgtgtgaggacctattagtgcatgtggacaaaggggggacttgcatgtcaaatttccccccctactagtagtggccggccatgatgggcatgatgcacaattgtgcaatttattttatggaaattatggcatgagtatggcacaaataagatatgttaatttgtgtcataaaatgttgggataaaacaaataaaataataaaaaggagtatggtgaatacaaaaaaaaaatgtgtgtgtagttgtttgtcccccccccattgccgtgagctaaagaagagaaaggagagaattttgttcatccttttctcatcttcatgcctgccgaaactagaaagaaaaacaaagaaaaattttctcatcctttggttcatccttggccaaaaattttaaggaggaaagaagaagaaaggtgaagagattcggccatgcatgtagctaggctaaggtatgtttgatgatgttccatgagatgcatgcatgttttagttgttagcttgagttctacttggcccatggtctaaatcttgctatgtgatggaattggcacttgaccatggatacatcattcttggttggtgtttgatgttgtggtgatgaggcgtgaggatgagttaagattcggcctaggtggaggttgtgttaatgccattgcatgcaaaatatgaagcttgttaatgatgcatgtgatgatggcttgatgattcttgaacctcctttttagcatttttgtgtgagcacatatgtgcattggttgctaaatggagaagaatcggctagcaagatgtgtgctaaggccgaatgtaactttgcatgttgatgagcaatgcatgtgttaaatcgatgaaaagggggaggatgctttactagtgtgtgtatatgtgtgtattaagtgttgagatcgaccccaaaaatagacatgcatattcggccaaggggaaagaaattagctaatatgttgtgttgatgcatgatttttgcatgtatgagactttaatgtctaatgtataaatatgggctaagtgccttgtgttcatctttttgatgcctaaatgatgaaatcaatttatttgtttgattaagctcaagagcaaaggggaaataaatctgataaagggaaggaaaaagtggttgaatagctagcggaatcgttcgacaacacccgaggtaagttcttgagtaagagagcttaaattacgatgtgattaaatcatgctctatgtgaggctattgagccgaatgtgcaaggatgatatgtgccttgtgtttgagtttcgcaaatgaaaatgaaatatgaatgtgccatgaattattgttagatgtgcatgattaattgaatgctgtccgggctaagtcccgaaggctttgtgctaagtgaatatatccggactaagatccgaaggcctttgtgtgagatactaaatccgggttaagtcccgaaggcattcgtgcgagttattaaatccgggttaagtcccgaaggcattcgtgcgagttgttaaatccgggttatgtcccgaaggcattgtgtgagttactaaaaccgggctatgtcccgaaggcacttgaacgaggagctatatccggttaaattccgaaggtacgtgattttggtaatgaatgagcttgctgtaaaattccagctaatactcgaaaaacatcccaatattgggatatgttacgtatgtgttgaatttaatcgagcccttacaaataaatattcgctaagttgatgaacgagctaccggccttcggctaagttggtcttttgtgtatgtacataagggttaacgttgtgaagtaagtttgatatcggaaaaattgtgtattatgaaatattccgtttagctaaatgtgtgctatgctttcgttatgctggaatttcttgctcaaaactgagtaagcataaattgcttacttcgttccattgctcctctgttttatagatttttggttctccagctatcggactcgggatcttgacgtcgaagtcgcccacactatcaaaggctcttatgggtactcttttggttgaattttgatatggcatgtataggacgacccattgttgtttttcgagtactttatgtgatgtataagttttggatagccatgtgaaaatggcttatatgtgtttaagtataatgttataatcatttagtgtggacatgcttgacaaggattggccacggggatggttaatcactttcataaattgtgctatgtatgcaaaaagggctagttgaaccatgaaataggtaaagcctaccttaaaggtagatgctgacagcagcagtgacgtagatttggaaaatcactaaaaatagtaggaatggaattaaatagtgaataaattatgtaaacaaaccttgaagaatctactttcataggaaagtaacgaaacaatcatatggacagtacagtaagagatattcgggttcttgtggaacagggccagaacagtttctggattccctgttccgcctttggaaattcactataaattgaccagagataattaggggtcataccatatatgtatggattcctctctgagtctagtttccatagaaacaaacggcatcagtattgaagctctgtgcagagagatatccaagtcgtaatgggaaaaggttagtgtagtcgacccctgtaacatgggagattttgactaataaactgtactaattggcccgaccaaaaattctagaaaaaaatacataggtggggacatgagtctagtttcagggaaaaatcaccaaactgattttcgagttgtgaaactcaagatatgatttttgaagcgactagtactcagactgggcagtgtctggaaggaaatttttc containing:
- the LOC121219171 gene encoding uncharacterized protein, translating into MGDFVFLKVFPWKKLLRFGQKGKLSPRFIGPYCILNHVGPVTYQLKLPPELDLIHDVFHISMLRHYHSDPTHIVPVEEIEVRLGLTFEEKPVQILDRRLKVLRKKSIPLVKVLWCNHSSEEAT